ATATAAAAATAAAATTGGCAATCCAATTGGATTTAATTCATCAATAATTTCAAAATTTAAAAAAATTAAGGGCGATGTTGGAGCAAAGTTTATGGTTAAACGATTAAAAAAAGATGCAGCTATAATTAAAGTTAAGTCTGAAAAAATATTTAAAGATTTCGATAAATTAACTGACTTTTGAAGAAGATTTAAAATTAATTCTAAATGCTAATAAAAATAAAATTATAAATAAATAAATCAAAGGTTCTGTAAGATCTCTTTTTACTAACCATAAAAAATGAACTACTGCAAATATTGCAATTACGTAAGTTAATCTATGTAGTTTTTTCCAGTTATGTTTCAAAATACCCATCATTTTTTTTTGATGATGTAATTGCAAGAGGAACCAACAATAGCCATGCAGCAAAACCTATGAAGATAAATTTTTTTGTAAGTATATCTTTTGAGATATTTTCTAAATCAAAACGATAATCTAGACCAACATAAGTCATTAAATGCAAAGATGCATAAAAAAAAGCAAATAAACCAAACATCCTTCGAAATGAAATCCAAATGTTTAAATTAGTAATTTTTTTTAATGGCGACATTGCAAGTG
The DNA window shown above is from alpha proteobacterium HIMB5 and carries:
- a CDS encoding transmembrane protein similar to ferric reductase, possible flavocytochrome (PFAM: Ferric reductase like transmembrane component); amino-acid sequence: MRKIYKPSLFFLSLIPLIVIIYKTLTNNLGPEPIKEITHHTGEWALLFIVFTLAMSPLKKITNLNIWISFRRMFGLFAFFYASLHLMTYVGLDYRFDLENISKDILTKKFIFIGFAAWLLLVPLAITSSKKNDGYFET